The stretch of DNA ACGTATCGCATCAAAGAAATTACCAACATGGTCAACATCTAACCCTCCTATACCTCTTGTATTCGTTGTAGCACTGGCTGATTTCTCCAATTCTTCTTTAATAGGATTGCCTTGTAAATCGAATAATTTATAAAAATTACGGTCTAATTGTATAGACCCTTCACTTCCGTAAATAGTAACACCTCTTCCTGGTCTTTCTGGCTTCATGATACCTCTACTATGCCCTGTCCATGTAATAAATTTTTCATTTTCAAATTTATAAGTTACTTGCTGATTATCTACAAATTCCCAATCATCTTTATAAGTATACTTTCCTCCAAACGAAGCAATACTTTCTGGCAAATTAACGCCTAAAGCCCATCGACAAATATCAATTTCATGAGTACCATTATTATGAATTTCTCCTGTTCCCCAATTACGGAACCAATGCCAGTTATAAGGATGGATATTATCCTTATAATCTTTTCTAGGAGCTGGCCCTTGCCATAATTCCCAATCTAATGTTTTAGGAACATCTATTTTGTTTCCTATTCCTATGGATTCTCTATTATTAGAATAATAAGCTTCCCCCTTGTATACATTGCCAATAATTCCTGCTCTAATATCTTTTATGGCATTCATAGATGTTTGAGCAGAACGTTGCTGGTTGCCCATTTGCACTTTTTTACCATACTTCTTTTGAGCAGCAACTAATAGATCATTTTCATAAGGGTTATGGCTGCAAGGTTTTTCTACATACACATGTTTCCCTGCTTGCATTGCTAAAATTGCCATAGGTGTATGCCAATGTTCTGGCGTTGCTATAAAAACAGCATCTACAGCTTTATCTTCTAAAATCTTTCGAAAATCTTTTTCTACTTTAGGGATGTAACCAATATTTTCTTTGCACCAAACATTGTGTTCCTCTAAAATGATATCATCTACATCACAATTATAAAGTATCTTAGCATTTAAATCTTGATGAATTGCTATAATATGTGCTTTCGCCCTGCTACGTACTCCAATAACTGCACAACCTATATGATCATTTGCTCCAAGAATTCTCGAATAACTTTGGGCTGAAACACCAGTTAAGCTTCCTGTAAATGCAACCCCAACTGCTCCTATTGTCGCTTTTTTTATAAAATCTCTTCTGTTTGAACTCATGCGTAAAGCACTTTTTAATTAAACTCTCTTATTTTTATACTTCTAAAATGTACCGTATCTCCGTGATCTTGCAGTAAAATGTGACCACTTGCCCATTGACCAAATTTTGGCCATTTATTATATTTACTATAAGCTACTAGGGCTCTAAACATTTGGGAGGATCTATCATATTCAATAGTCTTTTCATTATTTAGCCAGTGCTCGACTTTACCTCCTTTTACAACTATTCTTGCTTTATTCCAACGGTCAATACCTTTAAATTGCTTACCTCTCCCTGGAATTGAAAGATTCTCTGCCGCTATTAAATCATATAATGAAGACATCGTTCTATTACCACCTGTTCCTGCTTTTGCATCTGGGTGGTTTTTATCATCTAAAATTTGAAATTCACAACCAATTGCAGAACCTGGTCCTTTATTGAGTTCCGGATCTACAAAATATTTAATTCCGCTATTTGCTCCTTTTGTTATTTTAAACTCTAATTCTAATTCAAAATCACTAAAAACATCTTTTGTAATAATATCACCAGGCCCAGTAGATTCTCCTCCATCCGTAGCCAAAACAGATAAAACACCATCGTTTATTTCCCATCCTGATTTTGGAAATTGAACTGTTTTTGCGCCTTTCCATCCATTGGTTGTTTTTCCATCCCATAATAATCGCCATCCATTTCTTTTTTCGTTATCTGTAATTCTATTAATCAAATAACTCATCTCACGAACTTGTGGATCTGACACCCAACTTTCCCTTTCCAAATTATCAGTCTTTATTCTGATATTTCTCCATCTTATTTTCTTACCAGCATGTCCCTCATTTGTCCCAATACCATGTACTTGAAGACCAATAAATCCAGATGCTGTTAAATCATCAACCAAATTAGAACATTGTACTCCGTTAATCCATGTTCTAATGGAATTACCTACAGCCTCCACCCTGCATTTATTCCAAACACCATTTTTAAAAGCTTTTCTTCCTTTTGGATTAAGCGACAATGGATATATCCATGCTCTTCTGGATTCATCGTAAATACCTCCACTAAAAGCACGAGCGCTAGGATCTATTTCAAATTGATACCCATGAACCCTTCCATTGTTATAATCTTTAAAGCTATTAGATCTAAATTGCACACCCGTATTAATCGAAGGGTCAGCCAGAATTTCAAATTCCAAAATAAAATCACCGTAGCTTTTTTCGGTACATAAAAAACTGTTTGGGATATTAGTCTTCGTTATCCCCACAATTTCATTATTATCTATTATATATTTAGCGGTTCCATTTAACTGTTTCCATCCATCAAAATTCTGTCCATTAAAAAGTGTCACCCACTCACCTTCCTGTGCCTGTGAATAAGCTTTGACACCTATAAAGTTGACAAGAACAAGGCTCATTATAAAAAATAGTTTTGGCTTTAATTGTATCATAGTTTTATAAAAATAAATTATTTTAAATCACAGGATCGTGTGCGCACACGTAAAATTATGAATTTATATGAAATGCGCAAATTTATTAAGATAAAATAATAGCACAATCATTTTGTGTTTTTGCAATTAAGTATACTATTTGTTAAATGATTTTTAAGTTTGGAAACAATTAAAGGTATAGCAAAAACATGATGTATCAATAGGTACTGTTGATAGAATAATACACAAATAGATCTAGAATTTCTAAAAAACCAAAGTTACATATTGACAGAATAATTAAGAAAAATAGCAACGCTAACTATTTATAAACATATTGTCTTCAAAACATTAAAACAGTTGAATATGATACAAAGGATAAAAACAATCGTTTAAAAAAACGTTCTTAAAAACAAATACCCCTAATATAAAATATCAGGGGTATTAAAAAATTAAACT from Flavivirga spongiicola encodes:
- a CDS encoding Gfo/Idh/MocA family oxidoreductase, which encodes MSSNRRDFIKKATIGAVGVAFTGSLTGVSAQSYSRILGANDHIGCAVIGVRSRAKAHIIAIHQDLNAKILYNCDVDDIILEEHNVWCKENIGYIPKVEKDFRKILEDKAVDAVFIATPEHWHTPMAILAMQAGKHVYVEKPCSHNPYENDLLVAAQKKYGKKVQMGNQQRSAQTSMNAIKDIRAGIIGNVYKGEAYYSNNRESIGIGNKIDVPKTLDWELWQGPAPRKDYKDNIHPYNWHWFRNWGTGEIHNNGTHEIDICRWALGVNLPESIASFGGKYTYKDDWEFVDNQQVTYKFENEKFITWTGHSRGIMKPERPGRGVTIYGSEGSIQLDRNFYKLFDLQGNPIKEELEKSASATTNTRGIGGLDVDHVGNFFDAIRKDKNLNSDIQDASISTMLCHLGNMAQDVGETLKIDSKTGKVLNNDKAMTHWKRDYQQGWEPKL
- a CDS encoding 3-keto-disaccharide hydrolase produces the protein MIQLKPKLFFIMSLVLVNFIGVKAYSQAQEGEWVTLFNGQNFDGWKQLNGTAKYIIDNNEIVGITKTNIPNSFLCTEKSYGDFILEFEILADPSINTGVQFRSNSFKDYNNGRVHGYQFEIDPSARAFSGGIYDESRRAWIYPLSLNPKGRKAFKNGVWNKCRVEAVGNSIRTWINGVQCSNLVDDLTASGFIGLQVHGIGTNEGHAGKKIRWRNIRIKTDNLERESWVSDPQVREMSYLINRITDNEKRNGWRLLWDGKTTNGWKGAKTVQFPKSGWEINDGVLSVLATDGGESTGPGDIITKDVFSDFELELEFKITKGANSGIKYFVDPELNKGPGSAIGCEFQILDDKNHPDAKAGTGGNRTMSSLYDLIAAENLSIPGRGKQFKGIDRWNKARIVVKGGKVEHWLNNEKTIEYDRSSQMFRALVAYSKYNKWPKFGQWASGHILLQDHGDTVHFRSIKIREFN